A genomic segment from Gracilinanus agilis isolate LMUSP501 chromosome 1, AgileGrace, whole genome shotgun sequence encodes:
- the LOC123230443 gene encoding T-box transcription factor TBX2-like → MPNPAPALWGFPLGSRSNQEDKVGVFVPGDIKAFGADPRTCGSSSLISPLKFTWAAASHHTLELPSPPQSTDLPGSAKPMASRGTPAPSPHSPISASLEDVDLWTEFYRVGTEMVITKSGRRMFPQCKIRLSGLVPYLKYVVLVDFVSVDNFRYKWAKDQWEVAGKAEPQLPGRSYIHPDSPAYGSHWMKEPVSFHKMKLTNNTLDQHGHIILHSMHRYQPRFLVVQADDLFNVCWNLFQVFSFPQTVFISVTAYQNEQITKLKIDNNPFAKGFREQGRKPRRLSPGQGPKKERLGELVNSPESEQSGLTKEDAEEQAEARGGSGPVNGSRFSLLWGPCGMTGTEGPPGEAAGTGPGPYPAYRFQDFSPGLWEAVPGSDRRPQPGPAGAEPEVRQLPDKAGPHGPLYSAYGPEAGPGPWLVPAPGQPRPFPPLDGASTDWGQCPIFSYACCPPPPPPARSVADNKNCLLSDGVASVGRDPGTAPARPRAAGNGPASCWPRAPPTRCETREPTRGGKRHREPGGAATGPERTLGSGASVRRQTEGACRVSEGEGAEGSPQPGTAPQASRRDPTALSELTLRVRMRAPVCPALPSGTAQPLGRPLGSCGEEPLRCSLSAAPTPAPSSRLPSWRPAGNGPPRSGRSEVPPPAGGLTPGPERRGGQRSALCAQEPPHPHPKMEAAARQGRPVPRLPSPLPATPGGPEHPVAGIRGWASRTSQPGFVARRLRQAAAFCAPPGGRGHSLSDRETRGQSFGSALPPPWRGAFAGPQSSCFPNMCFLVEGSPSGGTEGTPGGSWEEEAHQEKSKGPEPENPAVSIRPECHGRRWTVGEGGGLAGKHTEEEDQEEEAPETGP, encoded by the exons ATGCCCAACCCAGCCCCTGCCCTGTGGGGCTTCCCCCTAGGCTCCAGGAGCAACCAGGAGGATAAGGTTGGCG TCTTTGTCCCTGGGGACATCAAAGCCTTTGGGGCGGACCCCAGGACCTGTGGCTCCTCCTCCCTCATCAGCCCCTTAAAGTTCACCTGGGCGGCAGCTTCCCACCACACTCTGGAGCTCCCCTCGCCGCCGCAATCTACTGACCTACCGGGATCTGCAA AGCCAATGGCCTCAAGGGGCACACCAGCTCCGAGTCCCCACAGCCCCATCTCGGCCTCCCTGGAGGATGTGGATCTCTGGACCGAGTTCTATCGGGTTGGCACAGAGATGGTCATCACCAAATCTGGCAG ACGAATGTTCCCTCAGTGCAAAATCAGGCTCTCCGGCTTGGTCCCTTACCTCAAGTACGTGGTGCTGGTTGATTTTGTGTCTGTGGACAACTTCAGGTATAAG TGGGCCAAAGACCAGTGGGAGGTGGCGGGCAAGGCCGAGCCTCAGCTCCCTGGCCGCTCCTACATCCACCCAGACTCACCAGCCTACGGCAGCCACTGGATGAAGGAGCCGGTATCCTTCCACAAAATGAAGCTCACCAACAACACGCTGGACCAGCACGGCCAC ATCATTCTCCATTCCATGCACCGCTACCAGCCCCGCTTCCTTGTGGTCCAGGCTGATGACCTCTTCAATGTCTGCTGGAATCTCTTCCAAGTCTTTAGTTTCCCCCAGACGGTCTTCATCTCCGTCACAGCCTACCAGAACGAGCAG ATCACGAAGCTCAAGATCGACAACAATCCTTTTGCGAAAGGATTCCGGGAACAAGGGAGGAAGCCGAGGAG ACTTAGCCCAGGCCAGGGCCCGAAGAAGGAGCGGCTCGGGGAGCTCGTGAACAGCCCTGAGTCGGAGCAGTCTG GTCTGACCAAGGAGGATGCTGAGGAGCAGGCCGAGGCCAGGGGTGGCTCCGGGCCGGTCAATGGCAGCAGGTTCTCCTTGCTCTGGGGGCCCTGCGGGATGACCGGGACAGAGGGGCCCCCAGGAGAAGCAGCGGGGACCGGCCCTGGTCCTTACCCTGCGTACAG GTTCCAGGACTTCAGCCCCGGCCTGTGGGAAGCGGTTCCTGGCAGCGATCGGCGGCCCCAGCCGGGGCCGGCCGGGGCCGAGCCGGAGGTCCGACAGCTGCCGGACAAAGCAGGGCCGCACGGTCCCCTGTACTCGGCGTACGGCCCAGAGGCCGGGCCCGGCCCGTGGCTGGTCCCTGCCCCTGGCCAGCCCCGGCCCTTCCCTCCCCTGGACGGGGCCTCCACAGACTGGGGCCAGTGCCCCATCTTCTCCTACGCCTGCTG CCCTCCTCCTCCGCCCCCTGCCCGCTCTGTGGCTGATAATAAAAACTGTCTCCTGTCTGATGGCGTGGCTTCTGTGGGCCGCGACCCTGGCACTGCCCCTGCCCGGCCTCGGGCAGCAGGTAACGGGCCTGCCTCGTGCTGGCCACGGGCACCCCCTACCCGCTGTGAGACTCGGGAGCCGACCCGGGGAGGGAAACGGCATCGAGAGCCCGGCGGGGCGGCCACAGGGCCAGAACGGACGCTGGGCTCTGGGGCAAGTGTCCGTCGGCAAACCGAAGGCGCCTGCCGTGTTtcagaaggggagggggcagaaggGAGCCCCCAGCCTG GAACAGCTCCCCAAGCAAGCCGGAGAGACCCCACGGCCCTATCAGAGTTGACTCTGCGTGTGCGCATGCGCGCCCCTgtctgccctgccctgccctccgGCACTGCTCAGCCTCTGGGGCGGCCCCTGGGCTCCTGCGGGGAGGAGCCTCTTCGCTGCAGTCTCTCGGCGGCCCCCACCCCGGCTCCCTCCTCCCGGCTGCCCTCCTGG AGGCCCGCCGGGAACGGGCCGCCCCGAAGTGGCCGCTCTGAGGTCCCCCCTCCAGCGGGTGGCCTGACTCCCGGGCCAGAGCGCCGGGGCGGACAGCGCAGCGCTCTCTGCGCGCAggagcccccccacccccaccccaaaatgGAAGCGGCCGCCCGGCAGGGACGCCCCGTGCCccgcctcccctccccactcccagccaCCCCGGGAGGTCCTGAACACCCCGTGGCGGGAATCCGCGGCTGGGCCTCTCGGACCTCCCAGCCCGGCTTTGTGgcgaggagactgaggcaggcgGCAGCCT TTTGTGCCCCTCCGGGGGGGCGGGGCCACAGCCTCTCTGACAGGGAAACCCGAGGCCAGAGCTTCGGCTCAGCCCTGCCCCCCCCCTGGCGGGGGGCCTTCGCGGGACCCCAGAGCAGCTGCTTCCCAAACATGTGCTTCCTGGTGGAAGGATCACCCTCGGGAGGAACGGAGGGGACTCCAGGGGGATCCTGGGAAGAAGAGGCCCACCAGGAGAAAAGCAAAGGCCCCGAGCCTGAAAACCCAGCAGTGAGCATCCGCCCAGAGTGCCATGGCCGGCGATGGACAGTGGGGGAAGGTGGAGGACTCGCTGGCAAACACACAGAGGAAGAGGACCAGGAGGAGGAGGCCCCCGAGACTGGCCCTTGA